The region CCGAAAGGAGCCTCTCGCGACGGTTTCTTTGCAGGTGACCTTGCATGGCGAAAACGTTGGCGAATGTGCTTCTGCGACTGAATTTGTTCAGGGAATGTTGCGATTTGCCGAAAAGGTGGGGGTTCAGCGTATCAAGTGGAATCCTGTGGTGCTTTTGGAAGGGGCCTCGCGTGAAATTCGTGAACGGTATGGTGTTGAGGAATCGGTACTGGAAATGCTTCGGGATGAGCTGCGCAAGGGAAAACTTCGCTTTACGAAGGTGAAATCCGAAGGAAGTTTGTTCTTTAAAAAAGATACTGCACTTTGCCCTGTTGGGGGCAAGTGTGATTCCTGCCCTTTTGCAGACGAGGTGTGGGTGTGGCCCGATGGTCATGAAGACCATTGCCCTAATCCCGAACGCCGGTTTGGAAACGGATGAATGATTAAAAACTAAATTTGGGTTATGATTCGCTTAATCACCTGTATTGTTGGTTTGTTTATGATATGCGGCTCTGCGTTTGCTGCGCCAAAGTCAAAAAAGAAAAACGAGTTTAAGGATCCTCGCGACAAACAGAAATACCGTACTGTGGACGTGGCTGGCCTGGAATGGTTTGCCGACAATTTGAACTACAAAATGGACGGTAGTTTTTGCTATAGGGATGATGACGACCAATGTATGGTTTACGGCCGTCTCTACCATTGGAATGCGGCGAAAACGGCTTGCCCTACAGGTTTTCACTTACCGACTCATGAGGATTACGAAAGTCTCTGGACTGCAGCCGGAGCTGAC is a window of uncultured Fibrobacter sp. DNA encoding:
- a CDS encoding fibrobacter succinogenes major paralogous domain-containing protein, whose translation is MIRLITCIVGLFMICGSAFAAPKSKKKNEFKDPRDKQKYRTVDVAGLEWFADNLNYKMDGSFCYRDDDDQCMVYGRLYHWNAAKTACPTGFHLPTHEDYESLWTAAGADFNAGYLLKADYGWSGETNGNDTLKFSAMSAGNRFDDETYGNMEKFAFFWSSDDSSEGVPSGSARVWYLTSKSMAFGYMSKPKNFGFSVRCVRKK